One segment of Planctomycetota bacterium DNA contains the following:
- a CDS encoding STAS domain-containing protein, with protein MSTAPIELPAQKKTSLVEIGWDGKILMIRPAGPNIGQRESPIITDEFNPYFKQFGKNIKFLVLDLSTVSFMASMGLGMCIACRNQAAAVGATPLLFGVNKELHTLMSMMKIEKLFRIIKTQAELQQVCAK; from the coding sequence ATGAGCACCGCACCCATCGAACTTCCCGCACAGAAAAAAACGTCGCTCGTCGAGATCGGCTGGGATGGCAAGATCCTGATGATCCGCCCGGCCGGTCCCAACATCGGTCAGCGCGAGAGCCCGATCATCACCGACGAGTTCAATCCCTACTTCAAGCAGTTCGGCAAGAACATCAAGTTCCTCGTGCTGGATCTCTCGACCGTCAGCTTCATGGCCAGCATGGGGCTGGGCATGTGCATCGCCTGCCGCAACCAGGCCGCCGCGGTCGGGGCGACGCCGCTGCTCTTCGGCGTGAACAAGGAACTGCACACCCTGATGTCGATGATGAAGATCGAGAAGCTCTTCCGCATTATCAAGACCCAGGCCGAGCTGCAGCAGGTCTGCGCCAAATAA
- a CDS encoding histidine phosphatase family protein, which translates to MQLIVVRHARAKERDDKRFPDDTLRPLSGSGHREFAKFARRLPRWQAAPSLVLASRWSRAWETARILQEEARWPAPQRCTELETEGGFAAVEALLRLIRMSRTADRVALVGHEPSLGDLITRLLGASERAVALDKGAVALLELSDDEPVRAELRALVSPDTQLKRRG; encoded by the coding sequence ATGCAGCTCATCGTGGTGCGCCATGCCCGTGCCAAGGAACGCGACGACAAGCGTTTTCCCGACGACACGCTGCGCCCGCTCTCGGGGAGCGGTCATCGCGAGTTTGCGAAGTTCGCCCGGCGGCTTCCGCGCTGGCAGGCGGCCCCGTCGCTGGTGCTGGCGAGCCGATGGAGCCGCGCGTGGGAAACCGCCCGGATCCTCCAGGAGGAAGCCCGGTGGCCGGCACCGCAGCGCTGCACTGAACTCGAGACCGAGGGCGGCTTTGCGGCAGTGGAGGCTTTGCTTCGGCTGATTCGAATGAGCCGCACCGCCGACCGCGTGGCGCTGGTGGGACATGAACCCTCCCTGGGTGACTTGATCACTCGACTTCTGGGGGCAAGCGAGCGCGCGGTGGCGTTGGACAAGGGTGCCGTGGCTTTGCTCGAACTCTCCGATGACGAGCCGGTCCGGGCGGAGCTGCGCGCGCTGGTCTCTCCCGACACCCAGTTGAAGCGCCGCGGCTGA
- the hutI gene encoding imidazolonepropionase, giving the protein MGTLTIINARVVTLASDGSEGGARRGAAMRELGVIEHGYVRMRDGAIAEVGAGHAAPKGGEVIDAGGRVCMPALVDCHTHLCHAGERWSEWDKIRAGASYESILAQGGGIMSTVAATRLALPDALEQDLSMRLRALAVLGVGTVEVKSGYGLEWSSEVRMLEAIGRAAGKAPQLVVATCLGGHAIPSDNPQWPAQFAGRIAELARLFPGIAVDAFCERNALSVEQCRAILAAAREHDLPRRLHTDQFNSMGGVAMALELGADTVDHLEAADATSIEAIARSSTIAVLLPCSAFALGGSYAAGRKLIDQGAAVALASNANPGSAPTVDLRFAMHLAARHCGLTAAEALTAATWNAACALRLQSTVGSLEPGKRGDAIVLEERDERALVHGFAGPPPRHVVLGGRLASPR; this is encoded by the coding sequence ATGGGCACGCTCACCATCATCAATGCCCGCGTTGTGACGCTTGCGTCTGACGGCTCGGAGGGCGGGGCACGCCGGGGCGCCGCGATGCGCGAGCTCGGTGTGATCGAGCATGGCTACGTGCGAATGCGCGACGGCGCCATCGCCGAGGTCGGGGCAGGCCACGCCGCGCCCAAGGGCGGTGAAGTCATCGACGCGGGCGGCCGCGTCTGCATGCCGGCGCTGGTCGACTGCCACACGCATCTCTGCCACGCGGGCGAGCGCTGGAGCGAGTGGGACAAAATTCGGGCGGGTGCAAGCTATGAATCGATCCTCGCCCAGGGCGGCGGGATCATGTCCACCGTGGCCGCGACTCGCCTGGCGCTTCCCGACGCGCTGGAGCAGGATCTCTCCATGCGGCTGCGGGCTCTGGCGGTCCTGGGCGTGGGAACCGTCGAGGTGAAGAGCGGCTACGGACTGGAGTGGAGCAGCGAAGTCCGGATGCTCGAGGCGATCGGAAGGGCCGCCGGAAAAGCGCCGCAACTCGTGGTCGCCACCTGTCTGGGCGGCCATGCGATTCCGAGCGACAACCCCCAGTGGCCCGCGCAATTCGCCGGCCGGATCGCCGAGTTGGCGCGGCTTTTTCCGGGGATCGCGGTGGATGCTTTCTGCGAGCGCAACGCGCTCTCCGTGGAGCAGTGCCGCGCCATCCTTGCCGCGGCACGCGAGCATGATCTTCCGCGCCGTCTGCACACCGACCAATTCAATTCCATGGGCGGCGTTGCGATGGCCCTGGAACTTGGCGCGGACACCGTGGACCACCTCGAGGCGGCCGACGCGACATCGATCGAGGCGATCGCACGTTCTTCGACGATCGCGGTGCTCCTGCCCTGCTCCGCGTTCGCGCTGGGCGGCTCCTACGCCGCGGGACGCAAACTCATCGACCAGGGCGCCGCGGTCGCCCTGGCCAGCAACGCGAATCCCGGCAGCGCGCCCACCGTCGATCTGCGCTTCGCCATGCACCTGGCGGCGCGCCACTGCGGGCTGACCGCAGCGGAGGCCTTGACCGCGGCGACCTGGAACGCCGCCTGCGCGCTGCGGCTTCAATCCACAGTCGGCAGTCTGGAGCCGGGAAAGCGCGGCGACGCCATCGTGCTGGAGGAGCGTGACGAGCGGGCCCTGGTGCATGGCTTCGCCGGGCCGCCGCCGCGGCATGTCGTGCTCGGCGGGCGGCTCGCGAGCCCCCGGTGA
- the map gene encoding type I methionyl aminopeptidase gives MVAVSPRDISDARAAAQCVVETHRRLATWLRVGLTLAEVDAFCFNVFQELKCESAFKGYKVRGHPPFKSHTCLSLNDMVVHGEHDSIREPLKEGDLLALDVGVRHRGFIGDAAWTYSIGSATEMGLRLQKCGRESLRRGIASIRAGRPLIEWAKAVQGYVEKESGFYLVRGLGGHGIGRSLHEAPYISNTAPSYPGEWNEAWTTFETGMLLAVEPMISLGTNEVRAVGSAWPIWTADGSLSVHYEADVMVTATGCENLTAGMDELPDVVGCRN, from the coding sequence ATGGTTGCCGTCTCCCCCCGCGACATCTCTGACGCCCGCGCCGCGGCGCAATGCGTCGTCGAAACGCATCGGCGACTTGCCACGTGGCTGCGCGTGGGGCTCACCCTTGCGGAGGTCGACGCCTTCTGCTTCAACGTCTTCCAGGAACTGAAGTGCGAGAGCGCCTTCAAGGGCTACAAGGTGCGCGGCCATCCTCCCTTCAAGAGCCACACCTGCCTGAGCCTCAACGACATGGTGGTCCACGGCGAGCACGATTCGATCCGCGAGCCGCTGAAGGAAGGCGACCTGCTCGCCCTGGACGTGGGCGTCAGGCACCGCGGCTTCATCGGCGACGCGGCGTGGACCTATTCGATCGGGTCGGCGACGGAGATGGGGCTGCGCCTGCAGAAGTGCGGGCGCGAAAGCCTGCGCCGCGGCATCGCCTCGATCCGCGCCGGACGACCGCTGATCGAATGGGCCAAGGCTGTGCAGGGCTACGTGGAAAAGGAGAGCGGCTTCTATCTGGTGCGCGGACTCGGCGGCCACGGCATCGGGCGCTCGCTGCACGAGGCGCCCTACATCTCCAACACGGCGCCCTCCTATCCGGGCGAATGGAACGAGGCGTGGACCACCTTCGAGACCGGCATGCTGCTCGCGGTGGAGCCGATGATCTCGCTGGGCACCAACGAGGTCCGCGCCGTCGGCAGCGCCTGGCCGATCTGGACCGCCGATGGGAGCCTGAGCGTGCACTACGAGGCCGATGTGATGGTGACGGCGACCGGCTGCGAGAATCTGACCGCGGGGATGGATGAATTGCCCGACGTCGTGGGGTGCCGAAATTGA
- the serA gene encoding phosphoglycerate dehydrogenase → MPKLTDSTSKPRVALFEAIHPAAVAIFQENGFIVDAMDRSPTAPELAALAKASTMIGVRSKTKVTEALLQASPAIAAIGCFCIGTDQVDPSAGRLGIPVFNAPFSNTRSVAEMTLAEIICLSRGLFQKSSQLHAGKWDKSAKNSREVRGRTLGIVGYGHIGSQLSVLAESLGMRVVFYDVARKLSLGNAQALPSMEAVLAVSDFVSLHVPDNASTLGLIGAAQLQWMQPGAMLVNNSRGKVVDLAALAAALKSGHLGGAAIDVFPEEPAENGGGFSTPLAGAANVILTPHIGGSTEEAQEAIAVDVAEKLSRFWFQGCTSASVNFPPVDLPNLRGGQLRILHTHRNVPGVLSKMHALLAGAGVNINAEHLQSDAHTSYVILDVDAFKDSKVMEALRVLPETIRMRVAG, encoded by the coding sequence GTGCCGAAATTGACGGACTCGACGTCGAAGCCACGCGTCGCGCTCTTCGAGGCGATCCATCCGGCGGCCGTGGCCATCTTCCAGGAGAACGGATTCATCGTCGACGCCATGGACCGAAGTCCGACCGCGCCGGAACTGGCGGCGCTGGCGAAGGCCTCCACCATGATCGGCGTGCGCAGCAAGACCAAGGTGACGGAGGCGCTGCTGCAGGCCTCCCCCGCCATCGCGGCCATCGGTTGCTTCTGCATCGGCACCGACCAGGTCGACCCCTCCGCCGGACGGCTGGGCATCCCGGTCTTCAACGCCCCCTTCTCCAATACCCGCAGCGTGGCCGAAATGACCCTGGCGGAGATCATCTGCCTCTCACGCGGCCTTTTCCAGAAGAGCTCGCAACTGCACGCGGGCAAGTGGGACAAGAGCGCCAAGAATTCCCGCGAAGTGCGCGGCCGCACGCTGGGCATCGTCGGTTACGGGCACATCGGCAGCCAGCTCAGCGTGCTCGCGGAGTCGCTGGGAATGCGCGTGGTGTTCTACGACGTCGCCCGCAAGCTCTCGCTGGGCAACGCCCAGGCGCTGCCCTCGATGGAGGCGGTGCTGGCGGTCTCCGACTTCGTCTCGCTGCACGTGCCCGACAATGCCTCCACGCTCGGCTTGATCGGCGCGGCCCAGCTGCAATGGATGCAGCCCGGCGCAATGCTGGTGAACAACAGCCGCGGCAAGGTCGTCGATCTCGCGGCGCTGGCGGCCGCGCTCAAGAGCGGCCACCTGGGCGGCGCCGCCATCGACGTCTTTCCCGAGGAGCCTGCGGAAAATGGCGGCGGCTTCTCCACGCCGCTGGCCGGCGCGGCCAATGTCATCCTCACACCGCACATCGGCGGCAGCACCGAGGAGGCCCAGGAGGCGATCGCGGTCGACGTGGCGGAGAAGCTCTCGCGCTTCTGGTTCCAGGGGTGCACCTCGGCGAGCGTCAATTTCCCGCCGGTCGACCTGCCCAACCTGCGCGGCGGACAGCTGCGCATCCTGCACACGCACCGCAACGTGCCCGGCGTGCTGAGCAAGATGCACGCGCTGCTGGCCGGCGCCGGGGTGAACATTAACGCCGAGCACCTGCAGAGCGACGCGCACACCTCCTACGTCATCCTGGACGTCGACGCTTTCAAGGATTCCAAGGTCATGGAGGCGCTGCGCGTGCTGCCGGAGACCATCCGGATGCGCGTGGCGGGCTGA
- a CDS encoding prolyl oligopeptidase family serine peptidase: protein MKTSNTVSLLLAGALSGSLLTAAFAFVPPPEQTKGTAMAPVVETVQGETFTDEYRWLESLEKDSPAVRDWTTMQIDRTRAALDALPCRAAIAAQLEPLMKLPSVGTPVMAGSNVFYTERSGDQNQAVLKVRPSATGAPRELLNPNSMNEKGLLSLDWWRPSLDGKLMAYGSSLSGSEMSELRVIDVATGTTLPDVITGKVDFESWTPKGDGMIYSSLRDPKDPYSREVHFHTLGQPVANDAVLLKQTVPSDVPFSGLSRDGKWLMLGFSHGWQSNDLSVANFEAWLKSGKKDLKIVPVAIGMPAKFYPLEVRGDTMYMQTTLNASNAMVVGVDLNHPEQANWKTIIPQRNDEVLEGVSFSQKEMIGTYTKHVCSRLERFDFTGKSLGEIPLPGLGTAGISTDDEHADAYLSYTSYDEPRTIYRLENVSEPKLAVWWKPTIPVDLSKFTVERVRVSSKDGTMVPLFMVRKKSLTPNSACPTLLYGYGGFNVSLQPGFNPSIIPWIEAGGIYAVANLRGGGEYGESWHEAGMLDKKQNVFDDFYACAEWLIGNKWTDSSHLAIQGGSNGGLLTGVAVTQRPDLFVAAISAVPLLDMLRYQQFLLAKYWVPEYGSSEDAKQFKWIRAYSPYQNVKPDTKYPAVLFTAGENDSRVHPLHARKMTARMQAVTANLKDARPIYLWVDRDAGHGQGKPLANRIKESVDMWSFLMWQTGLCDSVASGNSSVAPVPAGKSKS, encoded by the coding sequence ATGAAGACATCCAACACCGTTTCGCTCCTGCTCGCCGGCGCCCTCTCGGGAAGCCTGCTCACCGCCGCCTTCGCTTTCGTGCCGCCGCCGGAGCAAACCAAAGGCACCGCCATGGCCCCCGTGGTCGAGACGGTGCAGGGCGAGACTTTCACCGACGAATACCGCTGGCTCGAATCGCTCGAGAAGGATTCTCCCGCCGTCCGCGACTGGACCACGATGCAGATCGATCGCACCCGCGCCGCCCTGGATGCGCTGCCCTGCCGCGCCGCGATCGCCGCGCAGCTGGAGCCGCTGATGAAGCTGCCCAGCGTCGGCACCCCGGTCATGGCCGGCAGCAACGTCTTCTACACCGAGCGCAGCGGCGACCAGAACCAGGCCGTGCTCAAGGTGCGCCCCTCGGCGACCGGCGCGCCCCGCGAGCTGCTGAATCCCAACTCGATGAACGAGAAGGGTCTGCTCTCGCTGGATTGGTGGCGACCCTCCCTCGACGGCAAACTCATGGCCTACGGCAGCAGCCTTTCAGGCAGCGAGATGAGCGAGCTCCGCGTCATCGACGTCGCCACCGGCACGACCCTGCCCGACGTCATCACCGGCAAGGTGGACTTCGAGTCCTGGACTCCCAAGGGCGACGGCATGATCTACTCCTCGCTGCGCGATCCCAAGGATCCCTACAGCCGCGAGGTGCACTTCCACACGCTCGGCCAGCCCGTGGCCAATGACGCGGTGCTGCTGAAGCAGACGGTGCCCAGCGATGTGCCCTTCAGCGGCCTCAGCCGCGACGGCAAGTGGCTCATGCTCGGGTTCAGTCATGGCTGGCAGTCCAACGACCTCTCGGTGGCCAACTTCGAGGCGTGGCTCAAAAGCGGCAAAAAAGACCTGAAAATCGTGCCGGTGGCGATCGGCATGCCCGCCAAGTTCTATCCCCTGGAAGTGCGCGGCGACACGATGTACATGCAGACCACCCTCAACGCCTCGAACGCGATGGTGGTCGGAGTGGATCTGAACCACCCGGAGCAGGCCAATTGGAAAACCATCATCCCGCAGCGCAATGACGAGGTGCTCGAAGGCGTGAGCTTCTCCCAGAAGGAGATGATCGGCACCTACACCAAGCACGTCTGCTCGCGGCTGGAGCGCTTCGACTTCACCGGCAAGTCCCTGGGCGAGATTCCGCTTCCCGGTCTGGGCACCGCCGGCATCAGCACCGACGACGAGCACGCCGACGCCTACCTGAGCTACACCAGTTACGACGAGCCGCGCACCATCTACCGCCTGGAGAACGTCTCCGAGCCCAAGCTCGCGGTGTGGTGGAAGCCGACCATCCCGGTGGACCTTTCCAAATTCACGGTGGAGCGGGTGCGCGTGTCCAGCAAGGACGGCACGATGGTGCCGCTCTTCATGGTGCGCAAGAAGAGCCTCACCCCCAACAGCGCCTGCCCCACGCTGCTCTACGGCTACGGCGGATTCAACGTCAGCCTGCAGCCCGGCTTCAATCCCTCCATCATTCCGTGGATCGAGGCGGGCGGCATCTACGCGGTCGCCAATCTGCGCGGCGGCGGCGAGTACGGCGAGAGCTGGCACGAGGCGGGCATGCTGGACAAGAAGCAGAACGTCTTCGACGACTTCTACGCCTGCGCCGAGTGGCTCATCGGCAACAAGTGGACCGACTCCTCGCATCTGGCCATCCAGGGCGGAAGCAACGGCGGACTGCTGACCGGCGTGGCCGTGACGCAGCGTCCCGACCTCTTCGTTGCGGCTATCAGCGCCGTGCCGCTGCTGGACATGCTGCGCTACCAGCAGTTCCTGCTGGCGAAGTACTGGGTCCCCGAGTACGGCTCGAGCGAGGATGCCAAGCAGTTCAAGTGGATCCGCGCCTACTCCCCCTACCAGAACGTGAAGCCCGACACCAAGTACCCCGCGGTGCTCTTCACGGCCGGCGAGAACGACAGCCGCGTGCACCCGCTGCACGCGCGGAAGATGACGGCGCGGATGCAGGCGGTCACGGCGAACCTGAAGGACGCGCGGCCCATCTACCTCTGGGTGGATCGCGACGCGGGCCACGGACAGGGCAAGCCGCTGGCCAACCGCATCAAGGAGAGCGTGGACATGTGGTCCTTCCTGATGTGGCAGACCGGCCTCTGCGACTCGGTCGCAAGCGGCAACTCCTCGGTGGCCCCGGTTCCGGCGGGCAAGAGCAAGAGCTGA
- a CDS encoding UvrD-helicase domain-containing protein: MSSNPLLEGLTQPQRQAVVHGEGPLLVLAGPGSGKTRVIVHRIAHLVSLGVPPWSILSLTFTNKAAGEMRRRVEALLPADLPDRARLFAGTFHSFGARVLRRYAVEAGLDPNFNVLDVDDQRAACKAAIKESGESESRFTPAGVLGEISSLKNKLVSPDEAIASATDWRSKVVSRIYAAYQKVLSRNAGLDFDDLLGKLALLLRTDEGVRDALRRRFQYVMVDEYQDTNYAQFAIVLEIAREHRNLCVVGDPDQSIYGWRGADIGNILGFEEHFPGAKVVPLGENFRSTRPIVEAAAALISRNRQRRPKELKSMKGEGEAPAYVRCEDEHAEAALVADRIQQASDQGIPWRGVAVLYRMNALSRVMEEALRRRSIPYQVVRGTAFYDRREVRDLLAYLRLAANPSDDLALQRIVNTPTRGLGSTSFDKIEMWAAKNGETLLEGLRHAEKSGATKRAAHAAAELAARVASWRHDAENGLPGELSDFVARILKESGLESYYLLADRTAVDAGESRTENLAQVVSASADFVVDRMAREGLGGEEDAVPPLRTLLDALRAYLEQVSLVADSDAFDPELGAVTLMTLHASKGLEFPFVCIIGVEQGSLPHARSFESAEQLEEERRLLFVGMTRAERTLLITAAGVRTQRGIPMSCIESSFIRELPEGVTREDRAQGRRREVEDFDGEDAEAPDDGVDHPAGGSGMRAGMQVRHPLFGRGVVESLSPRGSSTMVRVRFQKVGVKSLVLEFARLQVVG; the protein is encoded by the coding sequence GTGTCGTCGAACCCACTGCTCGAAGGGCTGACCCAGCCGCAACGCCAAGCGGTGGTCCATGGGGAAGGTCCGCTGCTGGTGCTCGCGGGTCCGGGCTCGGGAAAAACGCGCGTGATCGTGCACCGCATTGCGCACCTGGTCTCGCTGGGCGTGCCGCCGTGGAGCATTCTCTCGCTCACCTTCACCAACAAGGCCGCGGGCGAGATGCGCCGCCGCGTCGAGGCGCTGCTGCCGGCGGATCTTCCCGATCGCGCGCGCCTGTTCGCGGGAACGTTTCACTCCTTCGGTGCGCGGGTGTTGCGCCGGTACGCGGTGGAGGCCGGGCTTGATCCCAACTTCAACGTGCTTGACGTCGACGACCAGCGCGCCGCGTGCAAGGCGGCGATCAAGGAGTCCGGCGAGAGCGAGAGCCGCTTCACGCCCGCGGGAGTGCTCGGGGAAATTTCCAGCCTGAAGAACAAGCTGGTTTCGCCCGACGAGGCGATCGCCTCCGCCACCGACTGGCGCAGCAAGGTCGTCTCCCGGATCTACGCCGCCTATCAGAAGGTTCTGTCGCGCAACGCCGGCCTTGATTTCGACGACCTGCTGGGGAAGCTGGCCCTGCTGCTGCGGACGGACGAGGGCGTCCGCGACGCGCTGCGGCGACGCTTCCAGTACGTGATGGTGGACGAGTACCAGGACACCAACTACGCGCAGTTCGCGATCGTGCTTGAGATTGCCCGCGAGCACCGCAACCTCTGCGTGGTCGGCGATCCCGACCAGAGCATCTACGGTTGGCGCGGGGCGGACATCGGCAACATCCTGGGATTCGAGGAGCACTTTCCCGGCGCCAAGGTGGTTCCGCTGGGTGAGAATTTCCGCTCGACGCGCCCCATCGTCGAGGCCGCGGCGGCGCTGATCTCGCGCAACCGGCAGCGCCGTCCCAAGGAACTCAAGTCGATGAAGGGCGAGGGGGAGGCGCCGGCCTACGTGCGCTGCGAGGACGAGCATGCGGAGGCGGCGCTGGTGGCAGACCGCATCCAGCAGGCGAGCGACCAGGGCATTCCCTGGCGCGGCGTCGCCGTGCTCTATCGCATGAACGCGCTGAGCCGGGTGATGGAGGAGGCTTTGCGGCGGCGCTCCATTCCCTACCAGGTGGTGCGGGGCACGGCCTTCTACGACCGCCGCGAAGTGCGCGACCTGCTCGCCTATCTGCGCCTGGCGGCCAATCCCAGCGACGACCTGGCGCTGCAGCGCATCGTCAACACGCCGACCCGCGGCCTGGGCTCGACCAGCTTTGACAAGATCGAGATGTGGGCGGCCAAGAACGGCGAGACACTGCTGGAGGGATTGCGGCACGCTGAAAAATCCGGCGCCACCAAGCGCGCCGCCCACGCCGCCGCCGAGCTCGCCGCCCGCGTCGCCTCGTGGCGCCATGACGCCGAGAACGGATTGCCTGGTGAGCTGAGCGATTTCGTTGCACGCATTCTGAAGGAGAGCGGACTGGAGTCCTACTACCTGCTGGCCGACCGCACGGCCGTGGATGCCGGTGAGTCGCGCACAGAAAATTTGGCCCAGGTGGTGAGCGCCTCGGCGGATTTCGTCGTGGACCGAATGGCCCGCGAGGGTCTCGGCGGGGAGGAGGACGCCGTGCCGCCGCTGCGCACGCTGCTGGACGCGCTGCGGGCCTATCTGGAGCAGGTCTCGCTGGTGGCGGATTCGGACGCCTTCGACCCGGAGCTGGGCGCCGTGACGCTGATGACGCTGCACGCCTCCAAGGGGCTGGAGTTTCCCTTCGTCTGCATCATCGGCGTGGAGCAGGGCAGCCTGCCCCACGCCCGGAGCTTCGAAAGCGCTGAGCAGCTGGAGGAGGAGCGGCGGCTGCTTTTCGTGGGCATGACCCGCGCCGAGCGCACGCTGCTGATCACCGCGGCGGGCGTGCGCACCCAGCGCGGCATTCCGATGTCCTGCATCGAGAGCAGTTTCATCCGCGAACTGCCCGAGGGCGTGACCCGCGAGGACCGCGCCCAGGGTCGGCGCCGCGAGGTGGAAGACTTTGACGGGGAGGATGCCGAGGCGCCGGACGACGGCGTCGATCACCCCGCGGGCGGAAGCGGCATGCGCGCCGGGATGCAGGTGCGCCATCCGCTCTTCGGGCGCGGTGTGGTGGAGAGCCTCTCGCCTCGCGGCTCGAGCACGATGGTGCGCGTCCGCTTCCAGAAGGTGGGCGTGAAATCGCTCGTGCTGGAATTCGCGCGGCTCCAGGTCGTCGGTTGA